A genomic window from Streptomyces mirabilis includes:
- a CDS encoding FMN-binding glutamate synthase family protein encodes MRTRIDRRTSGHTHDVLKILLVVLLGSLAVAGSVTAVLVSPWWWAAASPLLVLALVAVHDLVQRRHSVLRNYPLLGHLRFALEALRPELQQYFIERNFDGRPFDRDTRSIVYERAKGTDAEEPFGTELDLYRTGSEFLTPSMAPRSVRAEAPRVRIGGPECTRPYDMALLNVSAMSFGSLSANAVLALNTGAQLGSFAHDTGEGGLSEYHLRPGGDLVWEIGTGYFGCRTDDGDFDERQFAEKAAHQQVKCVSLKISQGAKPGIGGVLPGAKVNAEIAAVRGVPQGETVISPPFHRVYSTPRELVRFLARMRELADGKPVGFKLCVGSRREFLAVCKAMLEEGSTPDFIIVDGAEGGTGAAPLEFADNVGLPLGEGLMTVHNALVGVGLRDRIRIGASGKVATGGDLVKRLLQGADYTNSARAMMFAIGCIQAQRCHTNACPVGVATQDERRARAVDVPDKSQRVRRYQQATVKSALQIMASMGVDDPRGLRPHMLLQRVNPHTVRSYAELHDWLTLGQLLASAPSSWAADWKAADPDRFTH; translated from the coding sequence ATGCGCACGAGGATTGACCGCCGGACTTCGGGACACACGCACGATGTGCTGAAGATACTTCTGGTCGTCCTGCTCGGCTCGCTGGCGGTGGCAGGCTCGGTCACCGCCGTCCTGGTGTCACCCTGGTGGTGGGCCGCGGCCTCCCCTTTGCTCGTGCTCGCGCTCGTGGCCGTCCACGATCTCGTGCAGCGTCGGCATTCCGTCCTGCGGAACTACCCGCTGCTCGGGCATCTCCGATTCGCGCTGGAGGCGCTGCGGCCGGAGCTCCAGCAGTACTTCATCGAGCGCAACTTCGACGGCCGCCCCTTCGACCGTGACACCCGCAGCATCGTCTACGAGCGTGCCAAGGGCACCGACGCCGAGGAACCGTTCGGCACCGAACTCGACCTGTACCGGACGGGCAGCGAGTTCCTCACCCCGTCCATGGCCCCCCGATCGGTGCGCGCCGAGGCGCCGCGTGTCCGAATCGGCGGGCCCGAGTGCACCCGGCCGTACGACATGGCCCTGCTCAACGTCTCGGCGATGAGCTTCGGCTCGCTGTCGGCCAATGCCGTACTGGCCCTCAACACCGGTGCGCAGCTGGGCAGTTTCGCCCACGACACAGGTGAGGGCGGTCTGTCGGAGTACCACCTGCGCCCCGGCGGGGATCTCGTCTGGGAGATCGGCACCGGATACTTCGGCTGCCGGACCGACGACGGGGACTTCGACGAGCGGCAGTTCGCCGAGAAGGCGGCGCACCAGCAGGTCAAGTGCGTGTCGTTGAAGATCAGCCAGGGCGCCAAACCCGGCATCGGAGGAGTCCTGCCGGGTGCCAAGGTGAACGCGGAGATCGCCGCGGTGCGTGGGGTTCCACAAGGGGAGACCGTCATCTCGCCGCCCTTCCACCGCGTCTACTCCACACCGCGCGAGCTGGTGCGCTTCCTGGCCCGGATGCGCGAACTGGCCGACGGCAAGCCCGTCGGGTTCAAGCTCTGCGTCGGCTCGCGCCGTGAGTTCCTCGCCGTGTGCAAGGCGATGCTGGAGGAGGGCAGCACACCGGACTTCATCATCGTCGACGGCGCGGAGGGCGGCACGGGCGCGGCGCCGCTCGAGTTCGCGGACAATGTCGGCCTGCCGCTGGGTGAGGGACTGATGACCGTACACAACGCCCTCGTGGGCGTCGGATTGCGCGACCGGATCCGGATCGGTGCAAGCGGCAAGGTCGCCACCGGCGGCGACCTGGTCAAGCGCCTGCTCCAGGGAGCCGACTACACCAACTCCGCCCGCGCCATGATGTTCGCGATCGGATGCATCCAGGCCCAGCGCTGCCACACCAACGCCTGCCCCGTAGGGGTCGCCACCCAGGACGAACGACGCGCCCGCGCCGTTGATGTTCCCGACAAGTCCCAGCGCGTACGGCGCTATCAGCAGGCAACGGTCAAGAGCGCTCTCCAGATCATGGCCTCGATGGGCGTCGACGACCCGCGCGGGCTGCGCCCCCACATGCTGCTCCAGCGGGTGAACCCGCACACCGTCCGCTCCTACGCGGAACTCCACGACTGGCTCACCCTCGGACAACTGCTCGCATCGGCGCCCTCCAGCTGGGCAGCCGACTGGAAGGCAGCAGACCCGGACCGCTTCACCCACTGA
- a CDS encoding hemerythrin domain-containing protein, with the protein MDGIVLLKEDHKTVEKLFKQFEKAGDGAHAEKRKIADQVIEELTTHTWIEEKIFYPAAREADPDTKDDVLESVEEHHVVLWMLSELKDLDPADERFDAKMTVLMENVRHHVEEEEKEWFPDVRKAMGRNRLTELGEQMEAAKKTAPGEPLAVPSADQ; encoded by the coding sequence GTGGACGGGATTGTGCTGCTCAAGGAAGACCACAAGACGGTGGAGAAGCTGTTCAAACAGTTCGAGAAGGCCGGCGACGGCGCTCATGCCGAGAAGCGGAAGATCGCCGACCAGGTGATCGAAGAACTCACCACCCATACCTGGATCGAGGAGAAGATCTTCTACCCGGCCGCCCGCGAGGCGGACCCCGACACCAAGGACGACGTCCTGGAAAGCGTCGAGGAACACCACGTCGTGCTGTGGATGCTCTCCGAGCTCAAGGACCTCGACCCGGCCGACGAGCGGTTCGACGCCAAGATGACCGTCCTCATGGAGAACGTCCGCCACCACGTCGAGGAAGAGGAGAAGGAATGGTTCCCCGATGTCCGCAAGGCCATGGGCCGCAACCGACTCACCGAACTCGGCGAACAGATGGAAGCGGCCAAGAAGACGGCCCCCGGTGAACCCCTCGCCGTTCCCAGCGCCGACCAGTAG
- a CDS encoding HemK2/MTQ2 family protein methyltransferase, whose product MTPLALPGVYAPQHDTDLLVQSLRQEPLPPHAHVLDIGTGTGAVALAAARLGAKVTAVDISWRAVLNAKVNAALARLPLRVMRGNLLAPVSGRSFDLVLSNPPYVPSPDADCPRRGAARSWDAGYDGRLLLDRICRDAPAFLRPGGVLLLVQSALSGAEETLRLLRAAGLNADVVEHRYIAVGPVLRSRSSWLRSRGLLEDNDGKEELVIIRAERLL is encoded by the coding sequence ATGACTCCCCTTGCTCTTCCTGGCGTCTACGCCCCACAACACGACACCGATCTGCTCGTGCAATCCCTGCGTCAGGAACCCCTCCCCCCGCACGCTCATGTCCTCGACATCGGCACAGGTACAGGAGCTGTCGCTTTGGCCGCCGCACGGCTGGGCGCGAAGGTCACAGCCGTCGACATCTCCTGGCGGGCGGTTCTCAACGCCAAGGTCAACGCGGCGTTGGCGCGACTTCCGCTGCGTGTGATGCGCGGCAACCTGCTGGCTCCGGTGTCAGGCCGATCTTTCGATCTCGTCCTGTCCAACCCGCCGTACGTACCCTCACCGGACGCCGACTGCCCGCGTCGCGGCGCGGCCCGGTCCTGGGACGCGGGCTATGACGGCCGTCTTCTGCTGGACCGCATATGCCGGGACGCACCCGCGTTCCTGCGGCCCGGCGGAGTTCTGCTTCTCGTCCAGTCCGCCCTGAGCGGCGCGGAAGAGACGCTGAGACTGTTGCGGGCGGCCGGCCTGAACGCGGACGTCGTGGAACACCGCTACATCGCGGTCGGGCCCGTTCTTCGCTCCCGAAGCAGCTGGCTGCGCAGCCGTGGCCTGCTGGAAGACAATGACGGCAAGGAAGAGCTGGTGATCATCCGTGCCGAACGACTCCTCTGA
- a CDS encoding iron-containing redox enzyme family protein has translation MNFWSKEPPLPPSRGRISTAIAEYLRSTGPPPDDGTIADASPFSEDWQLGLYLCYELHYRGFAGVDAAREWDPDLLKARAALERPFLKALRHQATRHERAAEALDDLLVEPVDGIGVTHYLQDDGELWQLREYAAQRSLYHLKEADPHAWVLPRLWGRAKAGMAAVEFDEFGGGRADRVHARLFADLMADLGLDTAYGRYLDSAGAEALTVVNLMSLFGLHRALRGALVGHFATVEITSSPGSRRLAQAMRRTGAGPAAEHFYDEHVEADAVHEQVVRREVVAGLLEEEPHLDGDVAFGVDATNYVEDRLAERLLGAWRAGESSLRTPV, from the coding sequence ATGAATTTCTGGTCGAAGGAACCGCCACTGCCGCCGAGCCGCGGCAGAATTTCGACGGCGATCGCCGAGTACTTGAGAAGTACAGGGCCACCTCCCGACGACGGGACGATCGCAGACGCATCCCCCTTCAGCGAGGACTGGCAGCTCGGCCTGTATCTCTGTTACGAGCTGCACTACCGGGGTTTCGCCGGCGTGGACGCCGCCCGTGAATGGGACCCCGACCTCCTCAAGGCCCGAGCAGCCCTGGAGCGCCCCTTCCTCAAGGCCTTGCGCCACCAGGCGACACGGCATGAACGCGCCGCCGAGGCGCTGGACGACCTGCTCGTCGAGCCCGTGGACGGCATCGGCGTCACCCACTACCTCCAGGACGACGGCGAACTGTGGCAGCTACGCGAATACGCCGCACAGCGGTCGCTGTACCACCTCAAGGAGGCCGACCCGCACGCCTGGGTGCTGCCTCGCCTGTGGGGCCGGGCGAAGGCCGGAATGGCAGCCGTGGAGTTCGACGAGTTCGGCGGCGGCCGGGCGGATCGGGTGCACGCGCGGCTGTTCGCCGACCTCATGGCCGACCTCGGCCTGGACACCGCCTACGGGCGCTATCTCGACTCTGCCGGCGCCGAGGCACTCACCGTCGTGAACCTGATGTCCCTCTTCGGACTGCACCGCGCCCTCAGAGGCGCACTGGTAGGTCACTTCGCCACCGTCGAGATCACCTCGTCGCCCGGTTCACGGCGGCTCGCCCAGGCCATGCGGCGCACCGGCGCGGGACCGGCCGCCGAGCACTTCTACGACGAGCACGTCGAGGCCGACGCCGTACATGAGCAGGTCGTACGCCGGGAAGTCGTCGCGGGCCTCCTCGAGGAAGAACCCCACCTGGACGGCGACGTCGCGTTCGGCGTGGACGCCACCAACTACGTCGAGGACCGCCTTGCCGAACGACTCCTCGGCGCGTGGCGGGCAGGCGAGTCATCGCTGCGTACGCCCGTCTGA
- a CDS encoding thiamine pyrophosphate-dependent enzyme, with product MARTVASVIVDALKDLGVQHVFGVVGDALNPLTDAIRTTDDLNWVGCRHEEAAAFAAGAQSQLSGTLGVCMGTVGPGSVHLLNGLYDAAKSRTPVLAICGQVPLAEVGSDYFQEVDNDLLFRDVAVYRATVSSPDQMPRMLESAVRTAVSQGGVAVLTVPGDLGDQELSDDRPARFALTRPVTRPDDPALAEAAELLNGADRVTLLVGRGARAARAEVLRTAEVLAAPMVLTLKAKEGFEGENDFQVGQTGLIGNPAASHALDSGDVLLMLGTDFPYRDWYPKGCKVVQIDTREEHLGRRVPVDVGLTGDVGATLRALLPLLKAVPDHGHLDDARERFAHWQEGQRRLADPRHERRWTGKLRAALDNRDHEIRPEALAAAVDAYAAEDAVFTSDTGMATVWLSRFVTMRGSRRLIGSYNLGSMANAMPQALGAQLWAPDRQTVAFCGDGGLSMLLGDLMTVKTYQLPVKLVVFDNRRLGMVKLEQEQAGLPEFGTELDNPDFAAVAAALGLTGIRVTDPADLHDSVRRALDTPGPVLLDVLTNPEEVAVPGKPTVAQGWGFAIAKVKEILPSREG from the coding sequence GTGGCACGAACCGTCGCCAGCGTGATCGTCGACGCACTCAAGGACCTGGGCGTCCAGCATGTCTTCGGAGTGGTCGGAGACGCCTTGAATCCACTGACCGACGCGATCCGCACCACTGACGACCTGAACTGGGTCGGCTGCCGGCACGAAGAAGCCGCGGCCTTCGCCGCCGGAGCGCAGTCCCAGCTCTCGGGAACTCTCGGAGTGTGCATGGGAACGGTGGGACCCGGCTCCGTACACCTTCTCAACGGGCTCTACGACGCGGCCAAGAGCCGTACCCCCGTTCTCGCGATCTGCGGTCAGGTTCCCCTCGCCGAGGTGGGAAGCGACTACTTCCAGGAAGTCGACAACGACCTGCTCTTCCGTGACGTGGCCGTCTACCGTGCCACGGTCTCCTCCCCCGACCAGATGCCGCGGATGCTGGAGTCGGCCGTACGTACGGCTGTCAGCCAAGGCGGAGTGGCGGTGCTCACCGTGCCCGGGGACCTGGGCGACCAGGAGCTGAGCGACGACCGGCCCGCCCGCTTCGCCCTCACCCGCCCCGTCACCCGCCCGGACGACCCGGCGCTCGCGGAGGCCGCCGAACTCCTGAACGGCGCCGACCGCGTCACGCTGCTCGTCGGCCGCGGAGCGCGCGCCGCCCGCGCCGAGGTCCTGCGGACCGCCGAAGTGCTCGCCGCGCCGATGGTGCTCACGCTCAAGGCGAAGGAGGGGTTCGAGGGGGAGAACGACTTCCAGGTGGGGCAGACCGGTCTGATAGGCAACCCCGCCGCTTCCCACGCGCTCGACAGCGGCGACGTGCTCCTGATGCTGGGTACCGACTTCCCGTACCGGGACTGGTACCCGAAGGGGTGCAAGGTCGTCCAGATCGACACCCGTGAGGAACACTTGGGCCGCCGGGTTCCCGTGGACGTGGGTCTGACGGGCGATGTGGGCGCGACACTACGAGCCTTGCTCCCGCTGCTGAAGGCGGTCCCCGACCACGGCCACCTGGACGACGCGCGGGAACGGTTCGCCCACTGGCAGGAAGGACAGCGGCGCCTGGCCGACCCGCGTCACGAGCGCCGCTGGACCGGGAAGCTGAGGGCCGCTCTGGACAACCGTGACCATGAGATCCGCCCCGAGGCACTGGCCGCCGCGGTGGACGCCTACGCCGCCGAGGACGCCGTCTTCACGTCCGACACCGGAATGGCCACCGTCTGGCTGTCGCGCTTCGTGACCATGCGCGGCAGCCGGCGCCTGATCGGCTCGTACAACCTCGGCTCGATGGCCAATGCCATGCCCCAGGCCCTCGGGGCCCAGCTCTGGGCGCCCGATCGCCAGACCGTCGCCTTCTGCGGCGACGGCGGGCTGAGCATGCTGCTCGGCGACCTCATGACGGTCAAGACGTACCAACTGCCGGTGAAGCTCGTGGTCTTCGACAACCGCCGGCTGGGGATGGTCAAACTCGAACAGGAGCAGGCCGGCCTGCCTGAATTCGGCACGGAACTCGACAACCCCGACTTCGCCGCGGTCGCGGCCGCGCTCGGCCTCACCGGCATCCGCGTCACCGACCCGGCCGACCTCCACGACAGCGTGCGCCGGGCCCTCGACACCCCTGGACCGGTCCTGCTGGATGTGCTGACCAACCCCGAGGAGGTGGCCGTGCCGGGCAAGCCGACGGTGGCACAGGGGTGGGGCTTCGCGATCGCCAAGGTCAAGGAGATTCTTCCGAGCCGCGAAGGCTGA
- a CDS encoding CDGSH iron-sulfur domain-containing protein → MPNDSSERRRRITAQRTGPLLMEGPVEVTLDDGTVVSSDRFCVALCTCRRSRTYPWCDTSHRKPARPSQTDTPGPEATSEPNP, encoded by the coding sequence GTGCCGAACGACTCCTCTGAACGACGCCGACGCATCACCGCTCAGCGGACAGGACCTCTGCTCATGGAAGGCCCGGTCGAAGTCACCCTGGACGACGGCACCGTCGTGTCGTCCGACCGATTCTGCGTAGCCCTGTGCACCTGCCGCCGCAGCCGGACCTACCCGTGGTGCGACACCAGCCATCGAAAGCCCGCCAGACCTAGCCAAACGGACACTCCAGGACCCGAGGCGACATCCGAACCCAATCCCTGA
- a CDS encoding SRPBCC family protein — translation MAVRHHLIRRPPHAVWAVLADPARYGEWVVGPSESTPLDQAWPEVGSRIRYTVRLGPWSADGVTTVRHGETGRELELEASFKALGTARIFLQLRPWGEETLVVCDEHPLRGPGGALHNAATEALLQLRHRGMLARLARVVEQQHEETRPT, via the coding sequence ATGGCTGTTCGTCATCATCTGATACGTCGTCCCCCGCATGCGGTGTGGGCAGTACTTGCCGACCCGGCCCGGTACGGGGAGTGGGTGGTGGGACCCTCCGAGTCCACGCCCCTCGACCAGGCCTGGCCCGAAGTGGGTTCCCGGATCCGCTACACGGTGCGGCTGGGTCCCTGGTCGGCGGACGGGGTCACGACCGTCCGCCACGGCGAAACGGGCAGGGAGCTGGAACTGGAGGCTTCATTCAAGGCGCTGGGCACTGCGCGGATCTTCCTCCAGCTCCGGCCGTGGGGCGAGGAGACCCTCGTCGTCTGCGACGAGCACCCGTTGCGAGGTCCGGGCGGCGCTCTCCACAACGCCGCGACCGAAGCGCTGCTGCAACTGCGGCACCGGGGCATGCTCGCCCGCCTGGCCAGGGTCGTCGAACAGCAGCACGAGGAGACCCGCCCTACCTGA
- a CDS encoding alpha/beta hydrolase, producing MTVRSRNHVTVTGQSGRPVLMLAHGFGCDQNMWRLVVPLLERDFTVVLFDHVGAGRSDLSAWNMERYSSMEGYADDVLEICHELSLGPVIFVGHSVSAMMGVLAAAREPEAFAGLILLAPSPCFIDDPAAGYRGGFSAEDIDELLESLDANYLGWSGAMAPVIMGNPERPELSEELTNSFCRTDPDIARTFARVTFLSDNRDDLAKVTVPTLVAQCSSDAIAPPEVGTFVQSRIPGSRLVTLNATGHCPQLAAPEETAAAIIAFAGAGR from the coding sequence ATGACTGTGCGGAGCAGGAATCATGTGACGGTGACCGGCCAGTCCGGTCGCCCCGTACTGATGCTGGCGCACGGGTTCGGGTGCGACCAGAACATGTGGCGCCTGGTGGTACCGCTTCTGGAGCGCGACTTCACCGTAGTGCTCTTCGACCACGTGGGAGCGGGGCGTTCCGATCTTTCGGCGTGGAACATGGAGCGTTATTCGTCGATGGAGGGATACGCCGATGACGTGCTGGAGATCTGCCATGAGCTGTCGCTCGGGCCGGTGATCTTTGTGGGGCACTCGGTGAGCGCGATGATGGGCGTTCTGGCTGCGGCGCGGGAGCCGGAGGCCTTCGCCGGTCTGATCCTGCTCGCCCCGTCGCCGTGTTTCATCGACGATCCGGCCGCCGGCTACCGGGGTGGGTTCAGTGCCGAGGACATCGATGAGCTTCTGGAATCGCTGGATGCGAACTATCTGGGCTGGTCAGGCGCCATGGCTCCGGTGATCATGGGTAATCCCGAGCGTCCGGAACTGAGTGAGGAGCTCACCAACAGCTTCTGCCGAACCGATCCGGACATCGCCCGGACGTTTGCCCGGGTGACCTTCCTGTCCGACAACCGCGACGACCTCGCCAAGGTCACCGTGCCCACCTTGGTCGCGCAGTGCTCCAGCGACGCGATCGCGCCCCCGGAGGTCGGAACCTTCGTGCAGTCACGGATCCCCGGCAGCCGCCTGGTCACGTTGAACGCGACCGGGCACTGCCCCCAGCTCGCCGCCCCGGAGGAGACGGCTGCCGCGATCATCGCCTTCGCGGGTGCGGGCCGATGA